One part of the Athene noctua chromosome Z, bAthNoc1.hap1.1, whole genome shotgun sequence genome encodes these proteins:
- the PHAX gene encoding phosphorylated adapter RNA export protein isoform X2, with the protein MARRMEGDVEDGELSDSDSDMPGAGSPGDPEQVRKGSDSGRPFQSSISSCAPSVPYRTTKSVDSSDESFSESDDDNCLWKRKRQKCFNFPPTKSEPFQLSQSHQKQTALGGKKVNNIWGVVLQEQSQDAVATELGILGMDGSIDRSRQSETYNYLLAKKLIKEAQQKEAETLDKELDEYMHDDKKPLPAEENGQGFLKRKRPVKDRLGERQEMKYKGRYEITEEDSEEKVASEIAYRLCEPKKDLIARVVKIIGKRKAIELLMETAEVEQNGGLFIVNGTRRRTPGGVYLNLLKNTPSIKEQQIKEIFYLENQKEYENKKAAKKRRIQVLGKKMKKAIKGLNLQEYDDASRETFASDTNEALASLDDLQEGHHEAKMESEEIIEIDNVYDLEIF; encoded by the exons ATGGCGCGGAGGATGGAGGGCGATGTGGAGGACGGCGAGCTTTCCGACTCGGACTCTGATATGCCCGGCGCCGGCTCCCCCGGGGACCCAGAGCAGGTGAGGAAGGGGAG TGATTCAGGCAGACCATTCCAGAGCAGCATTTCATCATGTGCACCAAGTGTTCCTTATCGGACAACCAAAAGTGTGGATTCAAGCGATGAAAGCTTTTCTGAATCTGATGATGACAACTGTCTGTGGAAACGAAAACGACAGAAGTGTTTCAACTTTCCTCCTACTAAATCTGAGCCTTTTCAGCTTAGCCAAAGCCACCAAAAGCAAACTGCTCTAGGTGGCAAGAAGGTTAACAACATTTGGGGTGTGGTGCtccaggagcagagccaggatgCAGTGGCTACTGAACTTGGGATTCTAGGCATGGATGGTAGTATTGACAGAAGCAGGCAGTCTGAGACTTACAATTATCTGTTGGCTAAAAAGCTGATAAAGGAAGCTCAGCAAAAGGAGGCAGAGACTTTAGATAAAGAACTGGATGAATATATGCATGATGACAAGAAACCATTGCCAGCAGAAGAAAATGGGCAAGGCTTTCTCAAGCGGAAGCGACCTGTAAAAGATAGACTGGGTGAAAGACAAGAAATGAAATATAAAGGAAGGTATGAGATAACAGAAGAAGATTCAGAGGAAAAAGTGGCAAGTGAAATCGCTTATCG GCTTTGTGAGCCAAAGAAAGATTTAATTGCACGAGTAGTGAAAATAATTGGGAAAAGAAAAGCTATCGAACTGCTTATGGAAACAGCTGAAGTTGAACAGAATGGTGGACTCTTCATAGTG AACGGCACTAGGAGAAGAACACCAGGGGGCGTTTATTTAAACCTGCTGAAGAACACACCTAGCATCAAAGAACAACAAATCAAG gaaatattCTATCTGGAAAACCAAAAGgagtatgaaaacaaaaaagctgcTAAGAAGAGGAGAATACAAGTTCtgggaaagaagatgaaaaaagcCATTAAAGGGCTTAACCTGCAAGAATATGATGATGCATCTCGTGAGACTTTTGCTAGTGATACAAATGAGGCTCTGGCATCCCTGGATGACCTACAGGAGGGGCACCATGAAGCAAAGATGGAATCGGAAGAGATTATTGAAATTGATAATGTTTATGATTTGGAGATCTTCTAG
- the PHAX gene encoding phosphorylated adapter RNA export protein isoform X1, translating to MARRMEGDVEDGELSDSDSDMPGAGSPGDPEQKSHDGSDSGRPFQSSISSCAPSVPYRTTKSVDSSDESFSESDDDNCLWKRKRQKCFNFPPTKSEPFQLSQSHQKQTALGGKKVNNIWGVVLQEQSQDAVATELGILGMDGSIDRSRQSETYNYLLAKKLIKEAQQKEAETLDKELDEYMHDDKKPLPAEENGQGFLKRKRPVKDRLGERQEMKYKGRYEITEEDSEEKVASEIAYRLCEPKKDLIARVVKIIGKRKAIELLMETAEVEQNGGLFIVNGTRRRTPGGVYLNLLKNTPSIKEQQIKEIFYLENQKEYENKKAAKKRRIQVLGKKMKKAIKGLNLQEYDDASRETFASDTNEALASLDDLQEGHHEAKMESEEIIEIDNVYDLEIF from the exons ATGGCGCGGAGGATGGAGGGCGATGTGGAGGACGGCGAGCTTTCCGACTCGGACTCTGATATGCCCGGCGCCGGCTCCCCCGGGGACCCAGAGCAG aaatcgCATGATGGCAGTGATTCAGGCAGACCATTCCAGAGCAGCATTTCATCATGTGCACCAAGTGTTCCTTATCGGACAACCAAAAGTGTGGATTCAAGCGATGAAAGCTTTTCTGAATCTGATGATGACAACTGTCTGTGGAAACGAAAACGACAGAAGTGTTTCAACTTTCCTCCTACTAAATCTGAGCCTTTTCAGCTTAGCCAAAGCCACCAAAAGCAAACTGCTCTAGGTGGCAAGAAGGTTAACAACATTTGGGGTGTGGTGCtccaggagcagagccaggatgCAGTGGCTACTGAACTTGGGATTCTAGGCATGGATGGTAGTATTGACAGAAGCAGGCAGTCTGAGACTTACAATTATCTGTTGGCTAAAAAGCTGATAAAGGAAGCTCAGCAAAAGGAGGCAGAGACTTTAGATAAAGAACTGGATGAATATATGCATGATGACAAGAAACCATTGCCAGCAGAAGAAAATGGGCAAGGCTTTCTCAAGCGGAAGCGACCTGTAAAAGATAGACTGGGTGAAAGACAAGAAATGAAATATAAAGGAAGGTATGAGATAACAGAAGAAGATTCAGAGGAAAAAGTGGCAAGTGAAATCGCTTATCG GCTTTGTGAGCCAAAGAAAGATTTAATTGCACGAGTAGTGAAAATAATTGGGAAAAGAAAAGCTATCGAACTGCTTATGGAAACAGCTGAAGTTGAACAGAATGGTGGACTCTTCATAGTG AACGGCACTAGGAGAAGAACACCAGGGGGCGTTTATTTAAACCTGCTGAAGAACACACCTAGCATCAAAGAACAACAAATCAAG gaaatattCTATCTGGAAAACCAAAAGgagtatgaaaacaaaaaagctgcTAAGAAGAGGAGAATACAAGTTCtgggaaagaagatgaaaaaagcCATTAAAGGGCTTAACCTGCAAGAATATGATGATGCATCTCGTGAGACTTTTGCTAGTGATACAAATGAGGCTCTGGCATCCCTGGATGACCTACAGGAGGGGCACCATGAAGCAAAGATGGAATCGGAAGAGATTATTGAAATTGATAATGTTTATGATTTGGAGATCTTCTAG
- the PHAX gene encoding phosphorylated adapter RNA export protein isoform X3 — translation MARRMEGDVEDGELSDSDSDMPGAGSPGDPEQKSHDGSDSGRPFQSSISSCAPSVPYRTTKSVDSSDESFSESDDDNCLWKRKRQKCFNFPPTKSEPFQLSQSHQKQTALGGKKVNNIWGVVLQEQSQDAVATELGILGMDGSIDRSRQSETYNYLLAKKLIKEAQQKEAETLDKELDEYMHDDKKPLPAEENGQGFLKRKRPVKDRLGERQEMKYKGRYEITEEDSEEKVASEIAYRLCEPKKDLIARVVKIIGKRKAIELLMETAEVEQNGGLFIVEIFYLENQKEYENKKAAKKRRIQVLGKKMKKAIKGLNLQEYDDASRETFASDTNEALASLDDLQEGHHEAKMESEEIIEIDNVYDLEIF, via the exons ATGGCGCGGAGGATGGAGGGCGATGTGGAGGACGGCGAGCTTTCCGACTCGGACTCTGATATGCCCGGCGCCGGCTCCCCCGGGGACCCAGAGCAG aaatcgCATGATGGCAGTGATTCAGGCAGACCATTCCAGAGCAGCATTTCATCATGTGCACCAAGTGTTCCTTATCGGACAACCAAAAGTGTGGATTCAAGCGATGAAAGCTTTTCTGAATCTGATGATGACAACTGTCTGTGGAAACGAAAACGACAGAAGTGTTTCAACTTTCCTCCTACTAAATCTGAGCCTTTTCAGCTTAGCCAAAGCCACCAAAAGCAAACTGCTCTAGGTGGCAAGAAGGTTAACAACATTTGGGGTGTGGTGCtccaggagcagagccaggatgCAGTGGCTACTGAACTTGGGATTCTAGGCATGGATGGTAGTATTGACAGAAGCAGGCAGTCTGAGACTTACAATTATCTGTTGGCTAAAAAGCTGATAAAGGAAGCTCAGCAAAAGGAGGCAGAGACTTTAGATAAAGAACTGGATGAATATATGCATGATGACAAGAAACCATTGCCAGCAGAAGAAAATGGGCAAGGCTTTCTCAAGCGGAAGCGACCTGTAAAAGATAGACTGGGTGAAAGACAAGAAATGAAATATAAAGGAAGGTATGAGATAACAGAAGAAGATTCAGAGGAAAAAGTGGCAAGTGAAATCGCTTATCG GCTTTGTGAGCCAAAGAAAGATTTAATTGCACGAGTAGTGAAAATAATTGGGAAAAGAAAAGCTATCGAACTGCTTATGGAAACAGCTGAAGTTGAACAGAATGGTGGACTCTTCATAGTG gaaatattCTATCTGGAAAACCAAAAGgagtatgaaaacaaaaaagctgcTAAGAAGAGGAGAATACAAGTTCtgggaaagaagatgaaaaaagcCATTAAAGGGCTTAACCTGCAAGAATATGATGATGCATCTCGTGAGACTTTTGCTAGTGATACAAATGAGGCTCTGGCATCCCTGGATGACCTACAGGAGGGGCACCATGAAGCAAAGATGGAATCGGAAGAGATTATTGAAATTGATAATGTTTATGATTTGGAGATCTTCTAG